In a genomic window of Amycolatopsis japonica:
- a CDS encoding alpha/beta hydrolase — translation MRPLIVLHGSWHQPAHFDDLVERLRRDGVEVTVPDLGGRPIAETTRTVQEIVDKAAEPPVVLAHSFGGLTASGLQGTAHLIYLAAIVSEPGETAQYWIERTREETGREPQQLPLIFDEEGWTHLDLAAVREAMYADCTDAVAERATELLRPEPVTIFDESPEGSAWKDTPTTYVTCTEDRALVPEMVVHFAARCDTTVTWRASHSPYLSRPVELATLVRERL, via the coding sequence GTGCGTCCCCTGATCGTCCTGCACGGCTCATGGCACCAGCCCGCCCATTTCGACGACCTCGTCGAACGCCTTCGCCGGGACGGCGTCGAGGTCACCGTCCCCGACCTCGGCGGCCGCCCGATCGCCGAAACCACCCGGACCGTCCAGGAAATCGTCGACAAGGCGGCCGAGCCGCCGGTGGTGCTCGCGCATTCCTTCGGCGGTCTGACCGCCAGCGGGCTCCAGGGGACCGCACACCTGATCTATCTGGCCGCGATCGTCAGCGAGCCGGGTGAAACCGCGCAGTACTGGATCGAGCGGACCAGAGAGGAAACCGGCCGCGAACCCCAGCAGCTGCCCTTGATCTTCGACGAGGAAGGCTGGACCCATCTCGACCTCGCCGCCGTCCGCGAGGCCATGTACGCCGACTGCACGGACGCCGTCGCCGAGCGCGCCACGGAGTTGCTGCGCCCGGAACCCGTCACGATCTTCGACGAGTCGCCGGAAGGCTCGGCGTGGAAGGACACCCCGACCACGTACGTCACCTGCACCGAAGACCGGGCGCTCGTCCCGGAAATGGTCGTCCACTTCGCCGCCCGGTGCGACACGACGGTGACCTGGCGCGCGAGCCACAGCCCGTACCTCAGCCGCCCCGTCGAACTGGCGACGCTGGTCCGCGAGCGGCTCTAA
- a CDS encoding serine/threonine-protein kinase, with protein MSSEGSIVGGRYRLDQPIGRGRAGIVWLAFDTRLLRTVAMKRMYLPVGLPPDRAEQAKAVVVQEGKDAAKFEHATAIKVYDVLPDGPDVWLVMEYIPSRGMAAFLAEHGRLTAEQAAGLGIVLGRALAAMHEAGVVHRTVEPGTVLLADDGGVKLTDIGITGGGPSPAYRAPEVARGEPATSASDVFSLGATLYTAVEGVPPFGEDGESSERPPQTAGPLAGALRKMLRAEPDARPTMADTVRSLNAITEGRQTAFIPPTAPAMPTVPASMPIPTQQPSQQPVPQFPQHQPQQYQPPQPQYAPPTQQYAPAPAPAAPAAAKSPDTRKLLITVGAVVAAILIGVLFAELFLI; from the coding sequence TTGAGTTCTGAAGGTTCCATCGTCGGCGGCCGATACCGCCTCGACCAGCCCATCGGGCGTGGCCGGGCGGGCATCGTGTGGCTGGCGTTCGACACCCGTCTGCTGCGCACGGTCGCGATGAAGCGCATGTATCTGCCCGTCGGCCTCCCGCCGGACCGGGCGGAGCAGGCCAAGGCCGTCGTAGTCCAAGAAGGCAAGGACGCGGCCAAGTTCGAGCACGCCACCGCCATCAAGGTGTACGACGTGCTGCCCGACGGGCCGGACGTGTGGCTGGTGATGGAGTACATCCCGTCCCGCGGGATGGCGGCCTTCCTCGCCGAACACGGCAGGCTGACCGCGGAACAGGCGGCCGGGCTGGGCATCGTGCTCGGCCGCGCGCTGGCCGCGATGCACGAGGCCGGGGTGGTGCACCGGACGGTCGAGCCGGGCACGGTCCTGCTGGCCGACGACGGCGGCGTGAAGCTCACCGACATCGGCATCACCGGTGGCGGCCCGAGTCCGGCGTACCGCGCGCCCGAGGTGGCCCGCGGCGAACCGGCGACTTCGGCGTCCGACGTGTTCTCGCTGGGCGCGACCCTGTACACGGCCGTCGAGGGGGTGCCGCCGTTCGGTGAGGACGGCGAGTCCTCGGAACGGCCGCCGCAGACCGCCGGGCCGTTGGCCGGCGCGTTGCGCAAGATGCTGCGGGCGGAGCCGGACGCGCGGCCGACGATGGCCGACACCGTCCGCTCGCTGAACGCGATCACGGAAGGGCGGCAGACGGCGTTCATCCCGCCGACCGCCCCCGCGATGCCGACGGTCCCGGCCTCGATGCCGATCCCGACGCAGCAGCCGTCGCAGCAGCCGGTTCCGCAGTTCCCCCAGCACCAGCCGCAGCAGTATCAGCCGCCGCAGCCGCAGTACGCGCCGCCGACGCAGCAGTACGCTCCCGCTCCCGCTCCCGCCGCGCCGGCGGCCGCGAAGTCGCCGGACACCCGGAAGCTGCTGATCACGGTCGGCGCCGTCGTGGCGGCGATCCTGATCGGCGTGCTGTTCGCGGAGCTGTTCCTGATTTAG